A window of the Pseudoalteromonas sp. A25 genome harbors these coding sequences:
- the yidD gene encoding membrane protein insertion efficiency factor YidD: protein MTNKVFQYWYTQLVGLPKTALIFIIRGYQRFISPMLGPHCRFNPTCSSYAIEAINCHGLLKGSWLAGKRILKCHPLSAGGDDPVPDKSTQVKHQHEK, encoded by the coding sequence ATGACAAATAAAGTGTTTCAGTATTGGTATACACAATTAGTTGGATTACCAAAAACTGCCTTAATTTTTATCATTAGGGGTTATCAACGCTTTATTAGCCCAATGCTGGGTCCACACTGTCGATTTAACCCAACCTGCTCTAGTTATGCAATTGAGGCAATTAATTGTCATGGATTGTTAAAAGGGAGTTGGTTAGCGGGTAAACGCATATTAAAATGTCACCCTTTAAGCGCAGGCGGGGATGATCCCGTGCCTGATAAATCAACCCAAGTTAAACACCAACACGAGAAATAA